The following proteins are co-located in the Leucoraja erinacea ecotype New England chromosome 27, Leri_hhj_1, whole genome shotgun sequence genome:
- the hrob gene encoding homologous recombination OB-fold protein isoform X2: protein MACSIQKLFSVGEEFDDDDDDDLLSAALDAESTAISTSGTMPSVGLRPITAALRTPASSCYEPENLLCSTEAQRYSQSEPDSVSINITSDENHTPKTLTASFGVSLKSPPWLKMQNSAPTSNFCRNALQNTSLKLITDVGKEDDDLFWPGSEKLSEAGNIHISKLAKTRTSTSYETCPSTPEDESSIYSGSDHALPPAKIPRLPGGLSEADNGRSRISKNGQEKFVMNNFEDVSETYKCLNRPSSRFNQFPISLTNVMTDVVAMKGTNSFPGQISDNHCYTDEQPRSDSKLCSPIPLSIITTKQLSTPIPQNRFRKHVTGNTISPGKIVAPSLKKFAEHQKMSSTALRNCPNSTLLSPRTPLNNTLTSVLSNGCLRRPITSTSESRALLCTIDRPSVTVGAQYSPAANSSCVGTPVTNHLIQLVSAANRTPEIQKVDRPRAKRRFPGPAGILPQQHHGKNLDEVMISAPPTPTHGAIPKLHPEEDLSSQQSVEDDFGRGPWATMKEDLRLDEGDIRCFLRNYSIVMVLRKAALKQLPKGKVPHMAVLVKSLTRTNTDASAVFKDPSGEMQGTIHRQLLVEQPNDLKVGTVLLLKQVGVFSPSLRNHYLNITPSNVIKIYPQGATEYIHSQLAQSSQVSTVDLLESRCGNSLMTEKIPCTASTSLDCQTPTRTRMGTIEASGCESTASQGQCEEEWETDDFDCLMAELPEEFFSQ from the exons ATG GCTTGTAGTATCCAGAAGTTGTTTTCTGTTGGAGAAGAGTTTGACGATGATGACGATGAT GATTTGTTATCAGCAGCATTGGATGCTGAAAGCACTGCTATCAGCACATCTGGAACTATGCCTAGTGTTGGGTTAAGGCCCATTACTGCAGCCCTTCGAACACCAGCTAGTTCATGTTATGAACCTGAAAACCTGTTATGCAGCACTGAAGCTCAGAGGTATTCTCAATCTGAACCTGATTCTGTCTCCATTAATATAACCAGCGATGAAAATCATACACCGAAAACATTGACAGCATCTTTTGGCGTCTCTTTGAAATCACCACCGTGGCTAAAGATGCAGAATTCAGCCCCTACTTCCAATTTTTGTAGAAACGCCTTGCAAAATACCTCCTTAAAATTAATCACGGACGTAGGAAAAGAAGATGATGACTTGTTCTGGCCTGGTTCTGAAAAGTTGAGTGAAGCTGGGAATATACATATTTCCAAATTGGCCAAGACCAGGACATCAACCTCTTATGAAACATGTCCTTCAACTCCTGAAGATGAGTCTTCAATATATTCAGGAAGTGATCATGCTTTACCACCAGCCAAAATTCCACGGTTGCCAGGAGGGCTTTCAGAAGCTGATAATGGCAGGAGTAGAATTTCCAAAAATGGTCAAGAAAAGTTTGTAATGAATAATTTTGAGGATGTAAGCGAAACGTACAAGTGCCTTAATCGTCCATCCTCTAGATTCAACCAGTTTCCAATTAGTTTAACCAATGTCATGACTGATGTTGTTGCAATGAAAGGTACCAACTCTTTCCCTGGTCAGATAAGTGATAATCATTGTTACACAGATGAACAACCTAGATCCGATTCCAAATTATGTAGTCCTATTCCATTGAGCATAATCACAACAAAACAATTATCAACACCAATACCACAAAATCGTTTTAGAAAACATGTAACAGGTAATACCATTAGTCCAGGTAAAATTGTCGCCCCAAGTTTGAAGAAATTTGCAGAACATCAGAAAATGAGCTCTACTGCCTTGAGAAACTGTCCAAATTCAACACTGTTGAGCCCAAGGACTCCTCTCAATAATACTTTAACCTCCGTACTCTCAAATGGATGCCTCAGAAGACCAATTACATCCACAAGTGAATCTCGAGCACTGTTATGCACTATAGACAGACCTTCAGTTACTGTGGGAGCTCAGTACTCACCAGCAGCAAATTCAAGTTGTGTGGGAACTCCAGTAACCAATCACCTAATACAGTTGGTATCGGCTGCTAATCGGACACCAGAAATACAAAAGGTGGACAGACCGCGGGCAAAAAGACgttttcctggacctgctggcatCCTTCCACAACAG CAtcatggtaaaaacctggatgaagtCATGATTTCTGCCCCACCCACACCAACACATGGAGCAATTCCAAAACTACACCCTGAG GAAGATCTGAGTTCTCAACAATCTGTTGAAGATGACTTTGGGAGAGGCCCATGGGCTACCATGAAGGAAGATTTGAGGTTGGATGAAGGAGACATTCGCTGCTTCCTTCGAAATTATAGTATTGTCATGGTTCTTCGAAAG GCGGCCttaaaacagctccctaaaggcAAGGTTCCCCACATGGCTGTGCTTGTGAAGTCGCTGACTCGAACGAACACAGATGCCAGCGCTGTTTTTAAAGATCCATCAG GTGAGATGCAAGGTACCATTCACAGACAACTTCTGGTTGAGCAACCGAATGATTTAAAAGTTGGAACGGTTCTCCTCCTGAAGCAG GTTGGTGTATTTTCTCCATCACTTCGAAATCATTATTTGAATATAACACCAAGTAATGTGATTAAAATATATCCGCAAGGTGCCACGGAATACATTCATAGTCAACTGGCCCAGAGCTCCCAG GTATCTACCGTTGACTTGCTAGAATCAAGATGTGGCAATTCTTTAATGACAGAGAAAATCCCCTGCAcagcctctacatctttggactgtCAGACACCTACCAGGACAAGAATGGGAACCATAGAAGCATCTGGATGTGAAAGCACAGCATCACAGGGACAATGTGAAGAAGAATGGGAAACAG ATGATTTTGATTGCTTGATGGCTGAATTGCCAGAGGAATTCTTCTCCCAATAG
- the hrob gene encoding homologous recombination OB-fold protein isoform X1: MACSIQKLFSVGEEFDDDDDDDLLSAALDAESTAISTSGTMPSVGLRPITAALRTPASSCYEPENLLCSTEAQRYSQSEPDSVSINITSDENHTPKTLTASFGVSLKSPPWLKMQNSAPTSNFCRNALQNTSLKLITDVGKEDDDLFWPGSEKLSEAGNIHISKLAKTRTSTSYETCPSTPEDESSIYSGSDHALPPAKIPRLPGGLSEADNGRSRISKNGQEKFVMNNFEDVSETYKCLNRPSSRFNQFPISLTNVMTDVVAMKGTNSFPGQISDNHCYTDEQPRSDSKLCSPIPLSIITTKQLSTPIPQNRFRKHVTGNTISPGKIVAPSLKKFAEHQKMSSTALRNCPNSTLLSPRTPLNNTLTSVLSNGCLRRPITSTSESRALLCTIDRPSVTVGAQYSPAANSSCVGTPVTNHLIQLVSAANRTPEIQKVDRPRAKRRFPGPAGILPQQHHGKNLDEVMISAPPTPTHGAIPKLHPEEDLSSQQSVEDDFGRGPWATMKEDLRLDEGDIRCFLRNYSIVMVLRKAALKQLPKGKVPHMAVLVKSLTRTNTDASAVFKDPSGEMQGTIHRQLLVEQPNDLKVGTVLLLKQVGVFSPSLRNHYLNITPSNVIKIYPQGATEYIHSQLAQSSQNSIGLLQVSTVDLLESRCGNSLMTEKIPCTASTSLDCQTPTRTRMGTIEASGCESTASQGQCEEEWETDDFDCLMAELPEEFFSQ; the protein is encoded by the exons ATG GCTTGTAGTATCCAGAAGTTGTTTTCTGTTGGAGAAGAGTTTGACGATGATGACGATGAT GATTTGTTATCAGCAGCATTGGATGCTGAAAGCACTGCTATCAGCACATCTGGAACTATGCCTAGTGTTGGGTTAAGGCCCATTACTGCAGCCCTTCGAACACCAGCTAGTTCATGTTATGAACCTGAAAACCTGTTATGCAGCACTGAAGCTCAGAGGTATTCTCAATCTGAACCTGATTCTGTCTCCATTAATATAACCAGCGATGAAAATCATACACCGAAAACATTGACAGCATCTTTTGGCGTCTCTTTGAAATCACCACCGTGGCTAAAGATGCAGAATTCAGCCCCTACTTCCAATTTTTGTAGAAACGCCTTGCAAAATACCTCCTTAAAATTAATCACGGACGTAGGAAAAGAAGATGATGACTTGTTCTGGCCTGGTTCTGAAAAGTTGAGTGAAGCTGGGAATATACATATTTCCAAATTGGCCAAGACCAGGACATCAACCTCTTATGAAACATGTCCTTCAACTCCTGAAGATGAGTCTTCAATATATTCAGGAAGTGATCATGCTTTACCACCAGCCAAAATTCCACGGTTGCCAGGAGGGCTTTCAGAAGCTGATAATGGCAGGAGTAGAATTTCCAAAAATGGTCAAGAAAAGTTTGTAATGAATAATTTTGAGGATGTAAGCGAAACGTACAAGTGCCTTAATCGTCCATCCTCTAGATTCAACCAGTTTCCAATTAGTTTAACCAATGTCATGACTGATGTTGTTGCAATGAAAGGTACCAACTCTTTCCCTGGTCAGATAAGTGATAATCATTGTTACACAGATGAACAACCTAGATCCGATTCCAAATTATGTAGTCCTATTCCATTGAGCATAATCACAACAAAACAATTATCAACACCAATACCACAAAATCGTTTTAGAAAACATGTAACAGGTAATACCATTAGTCCAGGTAAAATTGTCGCCCCAAGTTTGAAGAAATTTGCAGAACATCAGAAAATGAGCTCTACTGCCTTGAGAAACTGTCCAAATTCAACACTGTTGAGCCCAAGGACTCCTCTCAATAATACTTTAACCTCCGTACTCTCAAATGGATGCCTCAGAAGACCAATTACATCCACAAGTGAATCTCGAGCACTGTTATGCACTATAGACAGACCTTCAGTTACTGTGGGAGCTCAGTACTCACCAGCAGCAAATTCAAGTTGTGTGGGAACTCCAGTAACCAATCACCTAATACAGTTGGTATCGGCTGCTAATCGGACACCAGAAATACAAAAGGTGGACAGACCGCGGGCAAAAAGACgttttcctggacctgctggcatCCTTCCACAACAG CAtcatggtaaaaacctggatgaagtCATGATTTCTGCCCCACCCACACCAACACATGGAGCAATTCCAAAACTACACCCTGAG GAAGATCTGAGTTCTCAACAATCTGTTGAAGATGACTTTGGGAGAGGCCCATGGGCTACCATGAAGGAAGATTTGAGGTTGGATGAAGGAGACATTCGCTGCTTCCTTCGAAATTATAGTATTGTCATGGTTCTTCGAAAG GCGGCCttaaaacagctccctaaaggcAAGGTTCCCCACATGGCTGTGCTTGTGAAGTCGCTGACTCGAACGAACACAGATGCCAGCGCTGTTTTTAAAGATCCATCAG GTGAGATGCAAGGTACCATTCACAGACAACTTCTGGTTGAGCAACCGAATGATTTAAAAGTTGGAACGGTTCTCCTCCTGAAGCAG GTTGGTGTATTTTCTCCATCACTTCGAAATCATTATTTGAATATAACACCAAGTAATGTGATTAAAATATATCCGCAAGGTGCCACGGAATACATTCATAGTCAACTGGCCCAGAGCTCCCAG AACTCTATTGGACTTCTACAGGTATCTACCGTTGACTTGCTAGAATCAAGATGTGGCAATTCTTTAATGACAGAGAAAATCCCCTGCAcagcctctacatctttggactgtCAGACACCTACCAGGACAAGAATGGGAACCATAGAAGCATCTGGATGTGAAAGCACAGCATCACAGGGACAATGTGAAGAAGAATGGGAAACAG ATGATTTTGATTGCTTGATGGCTGAATTGCCAGAGGAATTCTTCTCCCAATAG